The nucleotide window AGTGCTGCAAGGCCAGGGACTAAAGATTGGCACGGGCACGATCGTCGACGCCACGATTATCGGCGCACCGAGTTCCACGAAGAATAAAGACAAGGCGCGCGATCCGGAGATGCATCAAACGAGAAAAGGCCAGCAATGGTATTTCGGAATGAAGTTGCATATCGGCGTGGACAGTCAAACGGGACTGACGCATAGCGCTGTAGTTACAGCGGCAAACGTGCATGACAAGCACGCATTGCCTGATCTGCTCCAAGGGGACGAACAACGTGTGTACGGTGACAGTGCATATGCGAGCCAAAAGGAGCTGATGGCAAGCAAAGCGCCCAAGGCGAAAGACTTTACCAATGACCGCGTAAAAAACCGCCTTGGTGAAGTCGATGAGCTCAAGCGGGCAAAGAATCACAATAAATCAAAGATACGCGCTCGGGTAGAGCATGTATTTGCGGTGGTGAAGCGGCTTTGGGGATTTGGCAAAGTTCGCTATCGCGGACTTGCGAAAAATGCTAATCGGGCTTTCGCTGCTCTGGCGCTGGCGAATCTTTACATGAGTCGCTCGCGACTGAAGGGGCAACTCCGTCCGAAGGTCTAGGAGACCGCCTAAAAATGGGCTTAAGCGCGGTGAAATCCGAACTTAAACGCCTATGAATCGATGCAATTGAGTGACTTTTCATCATCTCACTTAGCAGCGAACTCGAATGTCACAGAACCGCAGGTTCTTCAGCGTAGCCTTAGGTGAGGCCAGGAACTTTCCGTTCGTTTATGGTGTCAGCGCTCGATGCCGGCATCTCCGACAATTGCGCCTGCCCGCGGCCTCAATGTCGGCATTCAAGATAGTCTGCGCGCTCATTGGGCAGCAGGCTCAGGAAGACGCCGGTTTGCTTGAGCCCGAGCATCGCAAGACGCTCGGTTTTCACTACCGGATGATTGGCGCACCGGCATACTGGATCGCGCTCGCCGATCAATTGGTCGAACATGCCAAAGCCGGGATCACACGCGAGGTCACAGCGCTCGGACCTTTCGCCGGACTGCGGGGGAGCACGCGGGCGCTATTGCTCGCGTAGTGAATCGAAAAATGTCACGCAACTGAAGGCCGCAATTGCTACGGGCGCCGTCACCTTGGACGAAGACATCGCAAGCAACGGCTTAACGCGCCGACGTTGGGCCGAACTGCGGACATGGCTGACTCGACAACCGGGCTGAATGTGCATGCCTCCCGCATCGCTTCTTCCGCCTGCTCGCGACACCGGTAGAAGGCGCATCGCTGCTTTCGTGTAAGTAAAGGCGCGCATAGGGTTGGGGACGACGGGCCGGCGTTCAACGATCGATTGACGCGACCCAGGCCGCCTTCAACGTCGCCTTGAGGTCATCCTCACCACGACGACAGTCACGATAACATCCCAAGAAGGGCAGTAAAAGCGAGGGTGTTCTTCGATGTCGAGAAGTCCGCGTCTATCATCGCTCTCAACAAAATTGATAGAGGCGACCCCGCGCGACTGTAGCCGTCTGAGTCCGCTGCGGGTCCGCCGTCGGGGCTTGCCCACGGGGCGCCTAAGAGAAAGCCCGCGAGAGCATTAGTTACGACAGCAACACACGGATTTTGTTTCGGCGTCTGGCGAACCTTGCTTAGTGTCCTGACCTTATATTTTTTGAATTTTCTAGCCAATTCCTTCTCTGCGCAATGCGACGTGTCGCCCGCCAATGTGGCGACGGTGTCCGGCGCGCCCGGCGTTCCACTAAAAATTCGAAAAAAACTGTCGGAACGAATGGGGCCACCTCTGTTGTGCGTTCAACGGTTCAACCGCAGTCGGCAAAGCGAGCGGCCGATGCTCAAGCGTCGTCTGATTAAAGCGGTATTAGTTAGACATCGAATCGACCAGGCAAATGTACCGGCTCCGGTTGTTTGGACACGCTTTTGCAGTTCAGGCGGCCAGCTTAATCAGGTTTTCCTGACGGGCTTCGAGGGGTGATTTGAAGCCCAGCTTTTCAAGACGCCAGTCGCGGTTGTATCGATCCTTGAACGCGACAGCGGCGGCACGATCCTCCTCCAGGTTTTCGAAGATGCGTCCATGAATAGCCTGTTCCTTCATTGTCCGATTGAATCGCTCGGCAACGCCGTTGGTCTGCGGCTCGGCGACGAAGGCGTAGCTCGGCGCGATGCCCCAGAACCTGATCTGGTCGCGAAAGTCGTCCGAGGTGTACTGCGAACCATGATCCATGCGCAGCGACAGCCCGCGACCCGCGTCGGCACCCACGGAGCCAAACTCGCCCAGCAGCCCCTGGGAGATCGGCTCGAGGGCGGCGAAACGGTCACCAATTTTCGCGGCATGAATGCCGGTGCACATGCCGTCGCAGTGATCGACGGCGCAGAATATCCACACCATGCCGTCGTCCACGGTCGCGATGCGCACGCCGTCGGTACCCCACATTTGATTGGGGCGATCAGTTGTAATCCGGCCGTCGTGAAGGTTGGGTTCGCCTCGCGCTTGACGATGCGGCGAGAGCAGACTGTGCTCCCGCATCAGCCGCAACACGCGGGTCCGGGAGACACGGATGTCATGCAGGATGCGCAGCCGTGCCCAGACCTTGCGATGCCCCTCGCCCTTGAAGGGCGAAGCCGCCAGATCGTCACGGATGGCCTTGAGCAGGTCAGCATCGGGCATCTTCGGCTTCGGCCCACGCCTGCGCACAACCATCGGCGTCACGCCGGCGCTCGCTATGGCACGTACGGCGTAGATCGTCGAGCGTGGGAAGTCGAGCACCTGGCAAACCCGTTGCAATCCAAACCCCCTGCGTCACACTAGATGTCGCCTCTGAATTTTCTTAATCCGAAGAACTCAGAGGTGCAGGTTGTGAATGCCAAACAGACGTATTCTGTCGAATTCAGGGAGCAGGCGCTGGCAAAGGTCCTGCAACGCGGCAACCGGTCCGTAGGAACGGTTGCCGCGGAACTGAACATGAACGTATTAACTTTGAGGAAGTGGATCCGCGTGTCTAACGCCGCAAACCGCAACCCGGGGCCAGTCGATGCACGACGCCCGGAAGATTGGTCCTTGGAAGAGCGCCTGCTGGCATTGCAGCAGAGCCATGGACTGAGCGACGAGGCACTAAGCGCGTGGTGCCGTGAACGTGGCTTGTTTGTTCATCATCTGGACCAGTGGCGCGCCCAGTTTTGCTCGGCCGGCACCGCGAGCAGCGCACGTGCAAACGCTCCAGAACTGCGCGAGCTGAAACAGGCCAATGCGCAGCTGCAGCGCGAATTGAAACGCAAGGAAAAGGCTTTAGCGGAGGCGGCCGCGTTGCTGATACTTTCAAAAAAGTACCAGGCGCTGTTCGGGGACGAGGACGAATGAGCTCCCCCGAAGAGCGTGCGACATTGCAGGAGCTGATCGGCAAGGCGACTACAGCCGGGGCTCGTCAGGCACGCGCATGTGCTGTGCTCGGGCTAAGCGCGCGCACCGTGCAGCGCTGGCAAGGCGGCGGTCCTGAAGCAGTGGATGGGCGCGCCTTACGCCATCATGATGCTGTTCACAAGCTGTCGACCGATGAGCGCGCTGAACTGCTGGCGGTGGCCAACTCTGTCGAATTCGCTCATCTGCCACCGAGCCAAATCGTCCCTCGATTGGCCGACCAGGGCCGCTACATCGCCTCAGAATCGACGTTCTACCGGGTGCTGCGTGAAGAGAAACAGCTTGCTCATCGGCGCAGTGAACAACCAGCGCGCGCCCGCAGCAAGCCTCGCGCAGTTTGTGCCGACGAGCCCAATCAATTGTTCAGCTGGGATATCACTTACCTGCCGACGACAGTTCGCGGGCAGTATTTCTATCTCTATCTGTTCATGGACGTATTCAGTCGGATGGTCGTCGGCTGGCAGGTCTACGCTGAAGAGAGCAGCGCCCAGGCCAGCGAGCTTCTGAAGGACCTATGTGCACGTGAAGCGATCAAACCGGGTCAGGTGATTTTGCATTCGGATAACGGCGGCCCAATGAAGGGTGCCACGATGCTCGCCACCCTGCAGGCTCTGGGTGTCATGCCGTCATTGAGTCGACCGGGCGTGAGCAACGACAACCCGTTCTCGGAATCGTTGTTCAAAACACTGAAGTATCGGCCGGCCTATCCTCTGCAGGCGTTCGACACTCTATTTGCCGCGCGCGCTTGGGTCACCGTGTTGGTGCGCTGGTATAACCACGAACATCGTCACAGCGCGATCCGTTTCGTCACGCCTGCCCAACGGCACGCCAACCTCGACCAGCAGATCCTCGATCGCCGCGCGATGCTCTACGAGGCGGCAAAGCAGCGCAACCCGCTACGATGGAAAGGCCCCACTCGAAACTGGAAGCGCGTAAAAACGGTCCATCTGAATCCCGATCAGATAGACAACTTCGAACCCATCAAACGCGACCACCGACAGGAGCAAAAAGCCGCCTAAATCTAATCGTTGAGGCGACATCTAGCTTGAAATCTACCGCAAAGGGCTTGCCGACGCTCACGGAGATCTCGTGGCTCATGTCGATGATCTCCGAGCGCTCAAAGGGCGACGGGCCTGCCGCTCGCGTTCCTTGTTCAAAATCTCGATTGTCATCGTGAGCTCGCCGACGCGCCGGACGGCCTCGTTGAGTCGGGCTTCCAACGGATCGCTAGTGCGTGCCTTCAGGCCTGCCTCCATGCCCGCCAGAGCCTGTTCACGCCAGCATTCAAGCTCGGCGATCGTCACGCCAACTTCGCGCGACACGGCATCGACGGGTTCGCCGCGCAGCAATCGAAGCACCACGCCGCGTTTGCGCCCGGTCGACCAGCGTTTGACTTCGGCGGTGCCAGAGGCGCTTCCAGTCGCGCTACGCGCGCCTTCCAACGACTCTGGCGCAACTGCATTCGCATCAGCTTTCTTCAACATGAACTACTCCAGTTTGGAACACACGTTTTACCCTAAATCTGTGTCCAAAAAAACCGGAGGCGCCGCAAATCGACCAGGCAAAGGACCGTAATCGGTCGCACCGAGAGTCGAGCTGCTACAGCTATGCTTCGGTGAGCTTCAGAAACTCGACATTGGGCCGTTAATAGAGAAATCGGCGTATTTACGTCTCAAGCATTAAATGAAGTGGAATTCAGGTGCGACCGCGAAGCCATGATCCTCGGCACGGACCCACACGCGAACGATTCACGGGAAAACCCGGATGAGCTAGACCAAAGGCGAAAATGGGCTCCAAAAACGAGGAAGTAAAGGCCAACAATGTACCGTTGATATTTAATCGGCTACTCACCGCTGCTGCGCGGGCCGCGGATTGCGAGTTAGGTGTTCTGTATCGTGCGACAACGGAAGGCCTTGTCGTAGCCGCGCATTTGGGGGATGCCGACAACTACTCGTTCGGCTGTGGGTTTACGTTTCTTGACCGAATTCAAGCCAAAGAGTGCCAACCGTTTGTTCTCGAGACTGAGGCAGGTATCGATGGCTGGCCCTCACGCACCGACGAATCGACCTCTGCAGGTGTAGTTGCCCGCTTTGTTGTGGTCGTGCCCCTGGTAGACGCCGACGGTGCCTTTGACGGCCAGCTCATTCTAGGATCGTTAGCCGCGCGGGGAAGGCTGAGCGCTGCTCAACACTTTGTTTTGGGGACGATCGGGGCACAAATAGTGGTAGCCAATCAACAGTCGGCGTCTCAACGAGCGATTGTTGATGCTGCGCAGCCCCAGCAACTGGTGAGCGAGAACGCGCGATCAACCGAGCGGCTGAGACTGCTCGAATCCGCCGTCGTCAATGCACGCGATTCGATACTCATTACGGAAGCTGAACCGATTACGCTACCAGGGCCGCGCATTGTTTATTGCAATCCGGCCTTCACGAGGACCACCGGATACACCGAATCGGACGTCTTGGGTCGTACGCCTCGAATTCTTCATGGGCCTGCCACGGATCGTAAAGCGCTCGCCACGCTCAAAGCGGCATTGCAGGCGTGGCGCCCGATCGAGATTGAACTGCTGAACTACAAAAAGGACGGTACACCTTTCTGGGTCGAGCTGAGTATCGTCCCCGTCGCTGACGAGACAGGGTGGTTCACGCATTGGGTTTCGGTTCAGCGTGATACGAGCGAGCGCAAAGAGGCGCAAATCGCGGCATTGCGAGCGCAGGCAGCGGAAAAGGAACGCGAGGCGTTGGCGGTGTCACTTGCTGAACGACAACTCGCACAGCAAGCGCTCGAGTACGCAGCAACGCATGACGAACTCACCGCGCTTTGTAATCGTGCCTTTGTGATGCAACGGATCGATGCGGCACTCCGGTCCTGCGATAAACTCGTCGGCAGCGAAGGCCGGCAAGATCGCGGCGGCGCTGTTTTTTTCCTGGACCTCGACGGGTTCAAGCTCGTGAATGACAGTTTTGGACACGCGGTCGGCGATGCATTGTTGGTCGAGGTCGCAACACGGCTCGCTCAATGCGTGCGTCCCTCGGACGTGCTCGCGCGTTTAGCGGGAGACGAGTTCGTCATTTTTGTTGAGCGCCGCGAAAGTCGCGACGCCTTGGAAACAATCGCCAGAGGCATCAAGGCTGCGCTTTGCCGTTCTTTCTCGCTTCTTCCTGGGGACCTTGTTCTTTCGTGCAGCATCGGAATCCTTGAACTCTCGGAAGCATATACCAGCGCAAGCGAGGTCCTGCGGGACGCGGACGCCGCCATGTATGCGGCAAAACACAGCGGTAGCGGGAGTTTCGAGTTTTTTCAGCCTTCGATGCATGAGCGGGCGCTCGAGGTTTTATCGCTCCAGGCTGATTTGAGGAAGGCCGCGCAAGCGAACGCATTTGAGGTTTACTACCAGCCCATCTTCGACTCGGCTCTGCACCGCATAATTGGGGTTGAAGCGCTGGTTCGCTGGACCCACGAACGGCGGGGGCAGGTGTCGCCGGCGAAATTCATACCTCTTGCCGAACAGCTCGGGATTGTCGGTGCGATCGATCGGTGGGTGCTTAAAACCGCCGTTGCTCAGGTGGGTATATGGCAGCGCGAATTCCCCGAGCTATCGTTGCATTTAAATGTCAACGTTTCCGCACTTGAGCTTCGTGAACCCTCCTTTCTTCGCAATCTGGTTCACGTCACTGACGCTGCCGGATTTACCCTTTCAGATTTGCAGATTGAAATCACCGAAGGCGTTTTGCTTGATGATTCGCCATCAACGGAGGCGATGTTCGTGGCGCTAAGGAGCAAGGGAGTGCGCATCGCCTTGGATGACTTCGGCACCGGTTATTCTTCTTTGGCGTACTTGGACCGCTACCCGATCGACACGCTGAAAATTGACCGCTCATTCGTGATGCGGATGTTGCAAAAACCCAGGACAATGTCGATCTTGCGAAGCATTGTTTTACTGGCGAAGAATCTTGAACTCGACGTTGTCGCCGAAGGCGTAGAGACGCAAGAGCAAATGGCGGCGCTCGCTTCTATGGGCTGCAATCGTCTTCAGGGGTTCTTGCTGTGCAGGCCGCTTCCGACTGTGGAAATATCTGCCCTGCTCAGAGCGCGCGTAGACGCACGCAGGCCTACGTTCTCGATATGAAAACATTCCTCGCGTGTTCCGGGTGACTTCATGTCCCAACGCATGAGCGCAACTGTTTCAGCGGTGTGCGGTTTGGCTAGGGTCCATTGTGCGTATTTCGGATGAAGGTGACCGGCCGTTTCGGGATCGTGACCGGCGATTACGGCAACGTGACCGGCCGTTTCGGGAACGTGACCGAGCGGACCAGACAGCAGGATTGGCGTTGCGCATGACATCAATCACGCGGGTTATGCTCGCCGGCTTTGGCCGGAGAGACGATGCCCGCGCACCGGATGAACATGCGCATGTATATGAACGCCTCCCGTTTGCGAAGCAGTTTCGAAATCTGACAAGTGGATGGACTGCTGCTGTATATCCGTACATGGACTCCCGCCTATGAGCAAGATCGGTTTGCATTTTGAGGGTCACGACTGCGTCCGTACATTCGGCTTCTGATGTGCTTACTGCCGCACGAGCCATCATGGAAATCTGCGCGCTTGCTCCTCATCGGCCTTCTGGCTTCGTACTGCAGCCGTCGGATATATCAGGATCTGCAAGCGCCGGTCCGACCGGTTCGCCATGCTTGCCGCTTCTTGCGCAATCGCGGAAGAAATGAAACAGTACTCGATATCTGAAGCCTGCTATGCAGCCCTGAAACAGCCGTTGCCCGTCAATATGGCCCAAGCGATGCGCGCCGTCTTGTTCGCCAGGGCGATCGCCGCGATGCTCACGTGACGGCGTTGCATAACGGATTTGATCCACTGGCTGTGACTGTCATTGCGCCGACTCACGAAGTGCATTACCGCGCGGGCACCCTGTACAAGCAAAGTTCTTAGATAAGTGTCGCCGCGCTTTGTGATACCGCCTAATCGCGTTTTGCCTCCACTCGATCTTTGCATCGGCGTTAGCCCCAGCCAGGCTGCGAACTGTCTCCCATTCTTGAACTGCGAGGGATCGCCCACACTGCTCACGAGCGCAGTCGCAATAACCGGCCCAATTCCCGGAACTGTAGCGAGCCGCTGGCAGGCCTCATTGCTTTTGAATATCTCCGCTATCTCGGTGGCAAGTTCGTCGAGCCATTGCTGCAATGCCTTCAGTTGCTCAAGGTACATTGATCCAAGCCGTCTTAGCAAAGTGGTGATGCCGGAATCGGGGTCGTTGACCAGCGCCATCACCCCCTTTTTTAACTGCGGAAGACCAATCGGGAAGATCACACCCTCTTCGGCAAACATGCTTCGGATCTGATTGGACTTGGCAGTACGCTCCAGGACCAGTCGTTGGCGCATGCGATGCACCGATTGCAGCGACTGCTGTTCCGCGCTTTTTATCGCGACAAAGTGGATGCCCGCACGAGTGACTGCTGCACAGATCGCAGCCGCGTCATTCGCATCGTTTTGCCGCCGATGAGGAATGGCTTTACGTACTGCGTTGGTAGCAACCGGACCGTATGACCTAAGGCAGTCAATTCACGAGCCCAAAAATGCGATCCGTGGCAGGCCTCGATGCCAATCAGACCAGATTCGAGTTTTGCGAAGAACTTCAGCACGTCACTTCGGCGAAGCTTTCGCTGAATGACCACTTTCCCGTGGCGATCAACGCCGTGAATCTGAAACACGTTTTTTGCGATGTCTAGACCGATGGTAAGCGTAGGCATTGACGTTCTCCCAGGAGTTGGTGCGGTCAGTGTCGCCCCGGAGGGGGCGGGAGTCCATACCATCAGCCTTGCTACAGCGCTAGGCGCGCACTGTGGGCCTCGATGAAATCCGCTTACTCACGCCTCTTTGATCAAACGAGCTGCAAGCTCGTATGCGCATTCAGGTTTGGCGAGTACCGGTCCGACCTATTTTGTCATCGCTTTCGACTGCCAACGCAACCTTTGATCCTGCCTGGACGAACGCCGTCGTAAGAACGGATAGTGATTAGGCAGGTTCAATACTGACGTGCCCTGGCTCGTACGGCTGGCCGTGACTTAGAACGGCCCAGATTGTCCTCGCCATTTTGTTTGCTATTGCGACCACCACGACGTTTGGCGGTCTCCGCTTCTTAATTTCTTCTAACCACGAGTTAGGCTGCTTGAATCGGTACAGCACACTTCTTGCCCCGTGAATTAATAAAGTTCGCAAGTAAGTATCACCACGTCTGCTAATTCTTCCAAGCGTAACCTTACCCCCGGAACCGTTTTGCTTAGGGACCAGACCGACCCACGCGGCGAATTCACGGCCCGATCGAAACGCACCTACGTCGCCCATCGACGCGATAGCCGCGGTGGCTGTCAAGATGCCAACGCCTGGAATCGCAGTGATTGCTCTAACGTTGTTGTCGTTAAGTGCCGCTTGTTTGAGGCGACGCTCGATCGTGGAAACCTGTTCGTCAATCTTCGATAACGCTGCCCATTGCTCCCGTAGCGTATCGATGAGCGCCGTTGGAAGCCGTTCGGAAACCGGTTGTTCTGCGCGACGTATCGGAAAGGAAAATCAGCAGCGACGAGCTCACGCGTCTTTTGACGACCGATCATCTGACCGGAGCGATGAATCGCGCCCATTTTTTCAAGGTCGCAGAGAAGGAAGTTGCCCGGTCGAAGCGGTCGGGCAAATCGCTTTCGTTTGTAATGATCGATGCGGATCACTTCAAGAAAATCAACGATACAGCAGGGCACCAGGCAGGCGATAAGGTCCTGGAAAGAATTGTCGCGGAGGCGAGGCGTTCCCTTCGCTCTATCGATGTGATTGCGCGCCTCGGAGGGGAGGAGTTTTGCCTGATGCTGCCCGGTACGTCGGCGGATGGCGCGGCGCTGATCGCAGAACGCATCCGCGCGACCATCGAAGCCAGCCGGATCGATACCGCCGTGGGTGAGCAGGTAGTGACCGTCAGTCTTGGTTGCGCGTCCTTATCGCACGCGTTAGCGTCGATGCACGACCTGCTCGCCGCTGCAGACAAGTCACTATATGCGGCAAAGGCGGCAGGCAGGAACCGGGTGGCGGATTGACGTACTGAAGAGCGCTGATGCTGCTCAATGCTTCACACCGAGCGTGCGGAGGTAGAGGCGCGTCAGTGGCTTGGTCGACAGATGCTACGACAGCGGACAGTTTGAGGCATAGCCACAAATATCAAAACGCGCGCTGAGAGAGGCGCAATAACGATCATGGGCGTCATCTGTGCTTAACGCCTAATTTTGGTCTGACATATCGCGCTCAAGCGGCATCTCCTGCGCGCTTCACTTTCTCGCAAACAGCGCACAGCTCGATTCGCTTGATGCGAATCGCCGAAGTCACCCAAATCCGTCGATCACTTTCTGTCTATAGTCACACCCGCCATCATGCCGTACCACTCCTAACAGTTTGACAAAGCCGACTTAAGAGAACGCGATTTGTGCCGTAAAGAGAGACTTACATACAACGGCCGGACGCTTCCGCACGAGGCGCACGTGAAAGCATGGTGTCAAAACGATCAAACTGTCTCGCGTTCGCGGCCTGCGTCGCGTTCGCCGGCCAAGCTCACGCCGATGACGCGACCGGCGGCAAGTTGCTGCTGACCGGCGGCGTGTCCGAATTAGAAGGCGCGGGGGTGGCGGCCTCACGCCGTGGGCAGTGATCGGCGGCTACGGAACGGCGTCGCAGGTCGGCGGCAGTGCGTATGGAACCTACTTGCGCACCCAAGACTTCGCGCTCGCCACTTATGGCGCCGCGCTCGGCGTCGCGAACCGCGTCGAATTGTCGGTCGCGCGGCAGACCTTCGACACACGCGATGCCGGCGCCGCACTCGGCCTCGGCTCCAGCTTCAAGTTCAACCAGGATATCGCCGGGATGAAGGTGCGGCTCTTCGGCGACGCCGTGCTCGATCAGGACACCTGGATCCCGCAAATGGCGGTCGGCATCCAGTTCAAGCACAACGAGCAGGGCGACATCGTCAAAGCGGTCGGCGCCGACAGCAATTCCGGCACCGATTTCTACCTGTCGGCGACCAAGCTGCTGCTCGCGCAAAGCATCCTGCTGAACGGCACGCTGCGCTTCACGAAGGCCAACCAGTTCGGCCTGCTCGGCTTCGGCGGCGACAAGTCGAACGCCTACCACCCTGAATGGGAACTGTCGGCAGCGTACATGCTGTCGAAGTCCGTCGTGATCGGCGGCGAATACCGCGCCAAGCCCGACAACCTCGGCTTCGCGCGCGAACAGAACGCCTACGATGCGTTCGTCGCGTGGGCGCCCACCAAGCACGTCTCGCTCACCCTCGCATATGTGGCGCTCGGCGACATCGCCACGTTCAGAAATCAGCGCGGCGCTTACCTCTCACTCCAGGCGGGCTTCTAATGCATGCCATCCTCACGCGCGTGTTCGCCGCCTGCGCGATTCTTCTGGCGGCGATGCTCGCCACGCCCGCGCACGCCGACGACGCGGTCTACCGGACCTTCGGCGAGAAGCCCGGCCTCATCGCCATCACCGACGATCTCTACGCCAACCTACTCGCCGACCCGCGCACCGCACCGTACTTCGAGAACGCGCCGATCCGCCGCATCAAGGAAAAGCTCGTCGAGCAGTTCTGCGCGCTGCTTGGCGGACCC belongs to Burkholderia sp. PAMC 26561 and includes:
- a CDS encoding IS5 family transposase; amino-acid sequence: MRQHTLAMAEDQGTDFELYRRPTKRDVFLATMEKVVPWEQLCELVEPYYPKGVGGRPSVGLERMLRMYFVQHWFNLADVACEEALLDSTALRRFVGIDLGRERVPDGTTLLKFRRLLETHDLGAQLFVKVSEVLQGQGLKIGTGTIVDATIIGAPSSTKNKDKARDPEMHQTRKGQQWYFGMKLHIGVDSQTGLTHSAVVTAANVHDKHALPDLLQGDEQRVYGDSAYASQKELMASKAPKAKDFTNDRVKNRLGEVDELKRAKNHNKSKIRARVEHVFAVVKRLWGFGKVRYRGLAKNANRAFAALALANLYMSRSRLKGQLRPKV
- a CDS encoding DDE-type integrase/transposase/recombinase gives rise to the protein MQRVCQVLDFPRSTIYAVRAIASAGVTPMVVRRRGPKPKMPDADLLKAIRDDLAASPFKGEGHRKVWARLRILHDIRVSRTRVLRLMREHSLLSPHRQARGEPNLHDGRITTDRPNQMWGTDGVRIATVDDGMVWIFCAVDHCDGMCTGIHAAKIGDRFAALEPISQGLLGEFGSVGADAGRGLSLRMDHGSQYTSDDFRDQIRFWGIAPSYAFVAEPQTNGVAERFNRTMKEQAIHGRIFENLEEDRAAAVAFKDRYNRDWRLEKLGFKSPLEARQENLIKLAA
- a CDS encoding IS3 family transposase (programmed frameshift), with amino-acid sequence MNAKQTYSVEFREQALAKVLQRGNRSVGTVAAELNMNVLTLRKWIRVSNAANRNPGPVDARRPEDWSLEERLLALQQSHGLSDEALSAWCRERGLFVHHLDQWRAQFCSAGTASSARANAPELRELKQANAQLQRELKRKEKALAEAAALLILFKKVPGAVRGRGRMSSPEERATLQELIGKATTAGARQARACAVLGLSARTVQRWQGGGPEAVDGRALRHHDAVHKLSTDERAELLAVANSVEFAHLPPSQIVPRLADQGRYIASESTFYRVLREEKQLAHRRSEQPARARSKPRAVCADEPNQLFSWDITYLPTTVRGQYFYLYLFMDVFSRMVVGWQVYAEESSAQASELLKDLCAREAIKPGQVILHSDNGGPMKGATMLATLQALGVMPSLSRPGVSNDNPFSESLFKTLKYRPAYPLQAFDTLFAARAWVTVLVRWYNHEHRHSAIRFVTPAQRHANLDQQILDRRAMLYEAAKQRNPLRWKGPTRNWKRVKTVHLNPDQIDNFEPIKRDHRQEQKAA
- a CDS encoding transposase, giving the protein MLKKADANAVAPESLEGARSATGSASGTAEVKRWSTGRKRGVVLRLLRGEPVDAVSREVGVTIAELECWREQALAGMEAGLKARTSDPLEARLNEAVRRVGELTMTIEILNKERERQARRPLSARRSST
- a CDS encoding putative bifunctional diguanylate cyclase/phosphodiesterase, which produces MGSKNEEVKANNVPLIFNRLLTAAARAADCELGVLYRATTEGLVVAAHLGDADNYSFGCGFTFLDRIQAKECQPFVLETEAGIDGWPSRTDESTSAGVVARFVVVVPLVDADGAFDGQLILGSLAARGRLSAAQHFVLGTIGAQIVVANQQSASQRAIVDAAQPQQLVSENARSTERLRLLESAVVNARDSILITEAEPITLPGPRIVYCNPAFTRTTGYTESDVLGRTPRILHGPATDRKALATLKAALQAWRPIEIELLNYKKDGTPFWVELSIVPVADETGWFTHWVSVQRDTSERKEAQIAALRAQAAEKEREALAVSLAERQLAQQALEYAATHDELTALCNRAFVMQRIDAALRSCDKLVGSEGRQDRGGAVFFLDLDGFKLVNDSFGHAVGDALLVEVATRLAQCVRPSDVLARLAGDEFVIFVERRESRDALETIARGIKAALCRSFSLLPGDLVLSCSIGILELSEAYTSASEVLRDADAAMYAAKHSGSGSFEFFQPSMHERALEVLSLQADLRKAAQANAFEVYYQPIFDSALHRIIGVEALVRWTHERRGQVSPAKFIPLAEQLGIVGAIDRWVLKTAVAQVGIWQREFPELSLHLNVNVSALELREPSFLRNLVHVTDAAGFTLSDLQIEITEGVLLDDSPSTEAMFVALRSKGVRIALDDFGTGYSSLAYLDRYPIDTLKIDRSFVMRMLQKPRTMSILRSIVLLAKNLELDVVAEGVETQEQMAALASMGCNRLQGFLLCRPLPTVEISALLRARVDARRPTFSI
- a CDS encoding GGDEF domain-containing protein codes for the protein MTTDHLTGAMNRAHFFKVAEKEVARSKRSGKSLSFVMIDADHFKKINDTAGHQAGDKVLERIVAEARRSLRSIDVIARLGGEEFCLMLPGTSADGAALIAERIRATIEASRIDTAVGEQVVTVSLGCASLSHALASMHDLLAAADKSLYAAKAAGRNRVAD
- a CDS encoding DUF3034 family protein, whose amino-acid sequence is MIGGYGTASQVGGSAYGTYLRTQDFALATYGAALGVANRVELSVARQTFDTRDAGAALGLGSSFKFNQDIAGMKVRLFGDAVLDQDTWIPQMAVGIQFKHNEQGDIVKAVGADSNSGTDFYLSATKLLLAQSILLNGTLRFTKANQFGLLGFGGDKSNAYHPEWELSAAYMLSKSVVIGGEYRAKPDNLGFAREQNAYDAFVAWAPTKHVSLTLAYVALGDIATFRNQRGAYLSLQAGF
- a CDS encoding group I truncated hemoglobin, which codes for MHAILTRVFAACAILLAAMLATPAHADDAVYRTFGEKPGLIAITDDLYANLLADPRTAPYFENAPIRRIKEKLVEQFCALLGGPCTYTGRTMKRAHEGQNIDRAAFDAMVENLQKAMDKHGVPFHAQNQLLAKLAPMYRDIQDRE